A section of the Lineus longissimus chromosome 1, tnLinLong1.2, whole genome shotgun sequence genome encodes:
- the LOC135496201 gene encoding cadherin-23-like isoform X1, translated as MAPAISQLIQWQVLVVLFLACHVMSQRLVWAPNGEPPGRLEVLESASEGAVVWCCIEAVTMGVSSSNPITYTVDSTIFKIGGANNNALELRAPLDREETGTVKLRLSANTKTNSGDPVVLDHDIYIAIVDVNDNAPVFTIPGANGAGYKEFSTEIKEDTKVNTTFYANKMWGIDRDASSTFSRIVFSCDADGDQNQGNNSVEAKIACETFSVSTQQLTGNGNFSAQFKLKKKLNYRKIKLYIMTVMLNDFNEDGTVKHQVNALLLIKVIDIQNESPVFYPPIITANLKDGTEKDVTVANVRAQDQDMENPIDKNPVILSILKVEPALKNGFYLKDFNCTKGQLFPESYCSAVTTKETFDREMHPNVGTYTIFVLAKETFKNGTPNGYDATCQIFVNIIDSNDNAPLINPAKKTVSIAEGRTDAFLALEVVDLDLPENGRFNLSLQQPNNKAFKIIPQNPHVGRTSAQITVANQTLIDYEVPAYRKQVIRVIATEYGEKDKVSPLHTMTGTYTINVIDENDNAPTFAQNIYTADVKENSPAGTSVIKMTATDADSATFGPLTYKIEGDSKHSIGHERFAINALTGLVTVAAGAENIDYEVQPKFNIFVVATDKGKKEVTVTLEINVVNENDVNPVFEKLIYHTKTIEKTTVMNPQIEVSATDDEIKTNKVFYSIIDGNTKDNAFVVGRNSGVLSLKRPLNYAEAPAGTLGLFSVIIEANDGGTPPGKSNATVRVQVVDVNDFPPVFNQSTYKGSVSEAAAPEFLVLKVAATDQDGGPNGEFNYQLWGSQDRFLMRQDGWITLPPQPSLDHDVQSRYEMVVYAIDKGAPQMTGSCNVIIEIKDVNNKAPTFNKTTYFTTLPSDAQKDFVVQQLQAEDKDTNPKLEYKIPWNSFVVQDVNKRVISGSPLVHQLAVDKTGRVYLMVNLRPENADTFRFSVTVEDKNAVSLNPQTATATVIVNIFRNQGETPVFNSPWTPQNPILTQSIPEEQGNQTSLLKLIARDPKTNQRLEDFVKVPGSDPDGFFSVDLKTGEVRLARSVDYEAINPKVIRCEVVVTSVDRKRNATAKIIVNVQDINDNSPTFAKQAFTFSISEGSKYPSFVGYVRATDKDSGDFGKIAYTLTGERSQDFMIDKDTGDILVAGRLDREIFPRYQLLVTAEDNLISTKDRKSGIATVTINLVDVNDNSPQFEETEYKMYTMESTPVDTSLGKVLAVDKDVGINSQIFYSIVDDNSLGFFKIDRLRGVIKTATSLLGHARGAPYLVIVEALDNGSPSQRSVTTVQITIQDPQAFIGRPTFINPTPGMVVDIFEEQPPHTPVLTCKASDSDGPASAIRFSFVASRNPDHAKFKIDPISGNITTAEVLDREKQSHYDLQIQATDGTGNVSAIMLGVRLIDIDDHAPSFYDCNNDAKNPLTGSIYENETPPNFVLTVLACDLDTSPNNLLFFKITCGNEMDHFTIGLRDGIIHSKSSLDREKINQYNLCVTVYSADPGTTRKKRAVKPIRSSTIGVKIEVLDRDDNGPTYAFVPKKTFTTGLLINAAYNSLVIDAHAKDPDTPKHSVTFYRLLNMQFMSAGQIRSAPGAFQVDMTSGEVRTSIASYSDYTNGRFQLNIEAYDTLGRKDNATVLIYVLTQSQRLKFIFAKTPSDIRTITPTFMSDVSYVVKGRITTDLIRFSVGDAANFDFQKTDVCFHMVKDNDILLYTDAVTLLSATKPELKKIYETYGMTEIGLCNIGVKTYTRYTEVSFWWVIIVLALFLFIFVLICVLVIICLWNRYRRFMLTNTSYIVRMGTGGNLLTNHVLMSTDISSSKIAASEMKRTSKISYDEIDVSLPVPAPMVSSTETTVLTKTDGGYTNYGYDNTETSVMSTFQPGVYESPESMMTTTTERTSDVVGGTVAVTGGVVGGESTTTVTKETTTTLDPSSGSDMRTINAGGTPTVLRKIVTTTTTVTEEVVEDPSPTSGVVITDVTSPAQPINDSYDLYASVR; from the exons ATGGCTCCAGCCATCAGTCAGTTGATCCAATGGCAGGTGCTGGTCGTCCTCTTCCTCG CTTGCCATGTCATGTCACAGCGTTTGGTTTGGGCACCTAATGGCGAACCGCCCGGACGTTTAGAAGTTCTGGAGAGTGCTTCTGAAG GTGCTGTTGTATGGTGCTGCATTGAGGCTGTTACCATGGGAGTTTCCTCGTCCAATCCAATTACATACACTGTCGACTCgaccattttcaaaattggtggAGCGAACAATAATGCGTTGGAGCTTCGTGCCCCACTTGATAGAGAG GAGACAGGTACTGTCAAGCTACGTCTGTCAGCCAACACCAAAACCAACTCAGGAGATCCG gTCGTACTTGACCATGACATCTACATCGCCATCGTTGATGTCAATGACAATGCCCCCGTGTTTACAATACCAGGGGCCAACGGTGCTGGATACAAGGAGTTTTCCACCGAGATCAAGGAG GACACCAAGGTTAACACCACGTTCTACGCTAATAAGATGTGGGGCATTGATCGAGATGCCTCGTCAACCTTCAGTCGGATTGTTTTTTCTTGTGATGCCGATGGTGATCAGAATCAAGGCAACAATTCTGTAGAG GCAAAGATTGCATGTGAAACATTTAGTGTTTCAACCCAACAGTTGACAGGAAATGGCAATTTCTCCGCTCAgttcaaactgaaaaaaaaactcAACTACAGGAAGATTAAACTGTACATCATGACTGTGATGTTGAAT GACTTCAATGAAGATGGCACCGTCAAACATCAGGTGAATGCTTTGTTGCTTATCAAAGTGATTGACATTCAGAATGAGAGTCCAGTCTTCTACCCTCCAATCATCACagctaatctcaaagatggcaCCGAAAAG GACGTTACTGTGGCCAATGTCAGAGCTCAAGATCAAGATATGGAGAATCCGATTGATAAAAATCCGGTTATATTGAGTATCTTGAAAGTTGAACCAG CCTTAAAGAATGGTTTCTATCTGAAAGATTTTAACTGCACTAAAGGCCAGTTATTTCCGGAGAGTTACTGTAGTGCTGTAACTACCAAAGAAACCTTCGATCGTGAGATGCATCCGAATGTTGGTACATATACGATTTTTGTCCTT GCCAAAGAAACTTTCAAAAATGGAACACCTAATGGATATGACGCCACCTGTCAGATCTTTGTGAATATAATTGACAGCAATGACAATGCTCCGTTGATCAACCCAGCGAAAAAGACTGTGAGCATTGCAGAGGGACGCACTGATGCCTTTTTGGCACTGGAAGTTGTAGACCTGGATTTA CCGGAAAATGGGCGTTTCAACCTCAGTCTTCAGCAGCCTAATAAtaaagcatttaaaatcataCCGCAAAATCCACACGTTGGGCGGACCAGTGCGCAAATTACGGTGGCAAACCAGACACTCATTGACTATGAAGTACCAGCATATCGGAAACAAGTCATAAGG GTGATTGCTACTGAATACGGTGAAAAGGACAAAGTCAGTCCCCTTCATACTATGACAGGAACTTACACCATCAATGTTATTGATGAGAATGACAACGCACCTACATTTGCCCAGAACATTTACACGGCAGATGTGAAGGAAAACTCGCCAGCCGGAACCTCTGTCATCAAGATGACC GCAACTGATGCTGACTCAGCTACCTTTGGGCCCCTCACATATAAGATTGAAGGCGACAGCAAACACAG CATCGGCCATGAGCG GTTTGCAATCAACGCGTTGACAGGATTGGTCACTGTGGCTGCCGGAGCTGAAAATATTGATTATGAAGTTCAGCCAAAGTTTAACATCTTTGTTGTTGCCACGGACAAAGGGAAGAAGGAAGTTACGGTCACGTTAGAGATTAACGTAGTCAACGAGAACGACGTCAATCCAGTCTTTGAGAAGCTTATCTATCATACGAAGACTATTGAGAAGACGACTGTGATGAACCCTCAAATTGAAGTCTCG GCCACTGATGATGAGATCAAGACAAACAAAGTGTTCTACAGTATCATTGATGGCAACACTAAAGATAATGCGTTTGTGGTGGGCAGGAACAGTGGAGTCTTATCACTGAAAAGGCCTTTGAATTATGCGGAGGCACCTGCTGGTACATTAGGATT ATTCAGTGTTATCATTGAAGCAAATGATGGAGGTACTCCACCTGGGAAAAGTAATGCAACTGTCAGGGTCCAAGTTGTG GATGTGAATGACTTCCCTCCAGTCTTTAACCAGTCGACATACAAAGGCTCCGTTTCTGAGgctgcagcaccag AGTTCCTTGTCCTGAAAGTGGCTGCCACGGACCAGGATGGTGGACCAAATGGGGAATTCAACTATCAGTTGTGGGGAAGTCAAGATAGGTTTCTCATGCGACAAGATGGCTGGATTACTTTACCCCCACAGCCAAGTCTTGACCATGATGTGCAGTCTCGATATGAAATGGTG GTGTACGCAATAGATAAGGGTGCTCCCCAGATGACTGGCAGCTGTAAtgtgatcattgaaatcaaGGATGTGAATAATAAGGCACCGACGTTCAATAAGACCACGTACTTTACAACTCTCCCATCAG ATGCACAAAAGGATTTCGTTGTTCAGCAGCTCCAGGCAGAAGACAAAGACACCAACCCAAAGTTGGAATATAAGATTCCATGGAACTCATTCGTGGTCCAGGATGTCAACAAACGAGTAATTAGTGGATCACCACTAGTA CACCAACTGGCAGTGGATAAAACGGGCCGTGTTTACCTAATGGTGAATCTGCGACCAGAAAATGCAGACACTTTCCGGTTCTCGGTTACAGTAGAGGATAAGAATGCTGTGTCACTAAATCCCCAAACTGCTACAG CCACGGTTATTGTGAATATTTTTAGAAACCAGGGAGAGACACCAGTGTTCAATTCGCCGTGGACACCACAGAATCCGATATTAACTCAGTCCATTCCTGAAGAGCAGGGCAACCAAACATCTCTTCTGAAACTGATAGCCCGTGACCCTAAGACCAATCAACGGCTCGAAGACTTTGTGAAAGTGCCTGGGTCAGATCCCGATGGTTTCTTTTCAGTGGATCTGAAAACAG GTGAGGTTCGACTGGCCAGGAGTGTTGATTATGAAGCAATCAATCCGAAGGTGATCCGCTGTGAGGTGGTTGTCACATCTGTCGATAGGAAGAGAAATGCCACCGCCAAGATCATCGTCAATGTACAAGACATTAACGATAACAGCCCAACGTTTGCTAAGCAG GCATTTACATTCAGTATTTCAGAGGGTTCCAAATATCCTTCGTTTGTCGGTTACGTGCGAGCGACTGATAAAGATTCGGGTGACTTTGGCAAGATAGCTTATACTCTGACGGGAGAACGTTCACAGGACTTCATGATTGATAAGGACACA GGAGATATTCTAGTTGCTGGAAGACTCGACCGTGAGATTTTCCCCAGATATCAGCTACTCGTGACAGCGGAGGACAATCTTATTTCAACCAAAGACAGGAAGTCGGGAATCGCAACC GTGACGATCAATCTTGTGGACGTGAATGACAATTCACCGCAGTTTGAAGAGACGGAGTACAAGATGTACACAATGGAGTCAACTCCAGTGGACACATCACTTGGGAAGGTCCTCGCAGTCGACAAAGATGTAGGCATTAATAGCCAAATATTCTACTCGATTGTTGACGATAATTCATTGG GCTTCTTCAAGATCGACCGGCTCCGTGGTGTAATCAAGACTGCGACTTCCCTCCTAGGACATGCCCGTGGTGCCCCCTATTTAGTCATCGTGGAGGCGTTAGATAATGGTAGTCCAAGTCAAAGATCAGTTACTACAGTTCAGATAACAATACAGGACCCACAAGCTTTCATTGGTCGACCTACTTTCATCAACCCTACACCGGGAATGGTCGTAGATATCTTTGAG GAGCAGCCTCCCCATACTCCCGTGCTGACATGTAAGGCATCAGACTCAGATGGCCCAGCCTCAGCGATCAGATTCAGTTTTGTAGCGTCAAGGAACCCTGACCATGCCAAGTTTAAGATTGATCCCATTTCTGGAAACATAACAACTGCTGAAGTGCTTGACAGAGAGAAACAATCACATTATGAT CTGCAAATCCAAGCGACTGATGGGACAGGGAACGTCTCTGCGATCATGCTGGGAGTTCGGCTCATTGACATTGATGACCATGCGCCAAGCTTCTATGACTGTAACAATGAT GCAAAGAATCCACTGACTGGCAGCATCTATGAGAATGAGACACCACCCAATTTTGTGTTGACGGTGCTTGCTTGTGACTTGGATACTAGTCCAAATAATCTCCTCTTCTTCaagattacat GTGGTAATGAAATGGATCACTTCACCATCGGGTTGCGTGACGGCATCATCCACAGCAAGTCTTCCCTTGATCGCGAGAAGATTAACCAGTACAATTTATGTGTGACTGTCTACAGCGCTGACCCAGGCACAACCCGCAAAAAGAGAGCAGTCAAGCCCATTAGATCATCCACTATTGGGGTTAAAATTGAGGTCTTAGACAGAGATGACAACGGACCCACATACGCATTTGTCCCCAAGAAGACTTTCACTACAG GTTTGCTGATAAACGCTGCATACAACAGCCTCGTCATCGACGCACACGCCAAGGACCCTGACACGCCCAAACACTCCGTCACCTTTTATCGATTACTCAACATGCAGTTCATGTCTGCAGGACAGATACGCAGCGCCCCAGGtgccttccaagttgacatGACATCCGGTGAAGTCAGAACGAGTATCGCATCCTATTCCGACTACACCAATGGACGCTTTCAACTTAATATTGAAGCCTATGATACACTTGGACGCAAGGATAATGCCACAGTTCTG ATCTATGTGCTGACCCAGAGCCAGAGGTTGAAGTTCATCTTTGCGAAGACACCAAGTGACATCCGAACCATCACTCCGACATTCATGAG TGATGTGAGTTACGTGGTCAAGGGGCGGATAACAACTGATCTAATCCGGTTCTCAGTCGGAGATGCTGCAAACTTCGATTTCCAGAAAACTGACGTGTGTTTCCATATGGTGAAAGACAATGATATCCTCCTGTATACTGATGCTGTGACTCTCCTGTCTGCCACCAAGCCTGAGCTGAAGAAGATCTATGAAACATATGGAATGACAGAGATTGGG CTGTGTAACATCGGAGTGAAGACATACACACGTTACACGGAGGTCAGCTTCTGGTGGGTGATCATCGTGCTGGCGTTGTTCCTCTTCATCTTTGTCTTGATCTGCGTCCTGGTCATCATCTGCCTGTGGAACCGGTACAGGAGGTTCATGCTGACCAACACCTCAT atattgtcaggatgggaACTGGTGGAAACCTTTTGACCAATCATGTGCTGATGTCCACTGACATCTCATCATCCAAAATCGCTGCCAGTGAAATGAAGAGAACCTCCAAGATCAGCTATGATGAAATTGATGTCAGTTTACCTGTACCAGCTCCTATGGTGAGCTCAACTGAGACAACAGTGCTAACCAAGACCGATGGTGGTTACACTAACTACGGCTATGATAACACGGAGACTTCAGTCATGTCCACATTTCAGCCGGGAGTGTATGAAAGCCCAGAGAGCATGATGACCACTACAACTGAGCGCACCAGTGATGTGGTCGGTGGTACTGTTGCTGTCACTGGTGGTGTTGTAGGCGGTGAAAGCACCACCACTGTCACCAAGGAAACCACCACCACCCTGGATCCAAGCAGTGGCTCTGATATGAGAACCATCAATGCTGGTGGAACACCGACAGTCCTCAGGAAGAttgtaacaacgacaacaaccgTGACGGAGGAAGTGGTGGAAGACCCATCACCGACATCTGGCGTCGTCATCACAGATGTCACATCGCCAGCTCAGCCGATTAACGATAG TTATGATCTCTACGCATCAGTGCGCTAG